In one window of Gossypium hirsutum isolate 1008001.06 chromosome A01, Gossypium_hirsutum_v2.1, whole genome shotgun sequence DNA:
- the LOC107922080 gene encoding uncharacterized protein, translating into MTEYEACIMGLRATIERKIKLLKVYGDSALVTYQLRGEWETRDSKLINYRRLVLGLVKEFDDISFNYLPRDENQMAVALATLASMINVNRQEDVKPIQMSICEAPSYCYNIGEEERDNHPWYQDILRYVRNREYLDQPTENDKRMLRMLACNYVLDGEILYKRRNDQVLLRCMDAVEAKKILEEVHEEGVVEGTLELQQGKLAEQNMIVSLGYSVKMLVEKKCQ; encoded by the exons atgacAGAGTATGAGGCATGTATCATGGGGCTCCGAGCAACTATAGAACGAAAGATCAAGTTATTgaaagtatatggagattctgcactGGTAACTTACCAACTtcgaggtgaatgggagacaagagattcCAAACTAATCAATTATAGAAGGTTGGTGTTGGGGTTagttaaagagtttgatgatatttCCTTTAATTATCTCCCGCgtgatgaaaaccagatggcagtTGCTTTGGCTACTTTGGCTTCCATGATTAATGTGAACAGACAAGAAGATGTGAAACCAATTCAGATGAGTATTTGTGAGGCCCCAtcttattgttataatatagGGGAAGAAGAGAGAGATAACcatccttggtatcaggatatattacgaTACGTGAGAAATCGAGAATATCTAGATCAACcaacagagaatgacaaaaggatGTTGAGAATGCTAGCCTGCaattatgtcttagatggggagatcctatacaaaagaagaaatgaTCAAGTACTATTGAGATGTATGGATGCTGTGGAGgccaagaaaatcttggaagaagttcacgaAG AAGGAGTAGTGGAAGGGACGTTGGAATTACAGCAGGGCAAGCTTGCTGAGCAGAATATGATTGTTTCTTTGGGATATTCTGTCAAGATGTTGGTTGAGAAAAAATGTCAGTGA